In Myxococcales bacterium, the DNA window GGTAGCGCCGCCCGACGGTCGCCGCGAGCAACACGGCTACGCCCACCAACACCAGCCCGGCGATCCAGCGCGAACGCACGCGGCGCGACGCGGGACCGGGCAGATACAGCGAGGCTTGCTACTCCCGATAACCGCCCTTCACGTCGCTCGGCGTCGGGGAGTAGTCGAGGTCGGGAACCGACTCGCGAATCATGACCCGACCCGGTGCGCCCGGTACCGACGCTACGGAGGGCGCCGTCGCAGCATCCGCCGGCAGCGCGTTGCGCGGCAACGTCGGCGGGTCGAGATCCGTCTCGGGATGGGTACTTGCCAGCGGATCGACGGGTTTGGACGCCGGAGGACGGATCTGCGTCGCCGCGTCCGTGGAGTGCAGAGCCTCACTCGACGTCCAGGTCGGAGCGTCGGTGTCGGGGATGCGCGGCGGCTTCGGTGGCGGCAGCAGCGGGGCGGCCGGCAGCGGCCCAACGTGGGACCCCGCGGCTGGCGGCGCGACGCCGACGAGGGTGCGAGCCTGAGCGGGCGCCCGGAGGCTCGCACCAGAGCGACCGATGAAGAAGGGTTCGAGCTCGGCGATCGCGCCCAGGGGGCGCGGCGATTGGTTGCCGCGCGCCAGCAGATCCTCGGGACCAACCTGTCGCTGGGCGATGCCTCGCTGGAGCTCGCGCAACGACGTGTACACCAGCTCGCGTCCGCTGGTCGTACGCACGACCCAGCGCTCGGGCACCGCCTGCGACGCCTCCGGGTGCACCTTGAACTGGTGCCCACAGTTGGTGCACTTCACGGTGGTCCCGCGATCGGAGACCAGCGCGTCGTCGAACTCGTATTCGGTTCCGCATCGGCCGCAGCGGACGTCCATCGAACTTGCCTCGGGAAAGCGGCGAAAAACCTAGCATGAGGGCT includes these proteins:
- a CDS encoding zinc-ribbon domain-containing protein, whose product is MDVRCGRCGTEYEFDDALVSDRGTTVKCTNCGHQFKVHPEASQAVPERWVVRTTSGRELVYTSLRELQRGIAQRQVGPEDLLARGNQSPRPLGAIAELEPFFIGRSGASLRAPAQARTLVGVAPPAAGSHVGPLPAAPLLPPPKPPRIPDTDAPTWTSSEALHSTDAATQIRPPASKPVDPLASTHPETDLDPPTLPRNALPADAATAPSVASVPGAPGRVMIRESVPDLDYSPTPSDVKGGYRE